One genomic region from Sulfuriflexus mobilis encodes:
- a CDS encoding YeeE/YedE family protein, whose product MLFEDFASAQSALLWSTFVIALIMGAVVNKTNFCTMGAVSDIVNIGDNGRMRAWLFAVAVAMIGVAIFEATGMASVDASFPPYRSSTLIWAENLLGGIMFGVGMTFGSGCGNKTLVRIGGGNIKSVFVLLVIGVIAYFMVNPFPGTDITLMSALFYDWIRPLAINLTGPQDLGSLIGGENAAQMRTWLGLGLGLLLAIYAFRSTEFRKSFDNILAGVVVGGAILAAWYLTANMAVTLDGETHSLRAIVENWSFVTDDAPGKPAAAAPWSTQSFTFINPMGQTLGYTASGFNYGLLTFGVMALLGVISGSFLWAVVSKGFRIEWFANFKDFLMHLLGGVLMGFGGVLAVGCTIGQAVTGTSTLAVGSMIAFAGIVFGSAMTMKIQYYKLVYEEEASFAKALISSLCDLRMLPNGLRKLDAV is encoded by the coding sequence ATGTTGTTTGAAGATTTCGCATCGGCCCAGTCGGCGCTATTATGGAGCACCTTTGTCATCGCCTTGATCATGGGCGCGGTCGTTAACAAGACCAATTTCTGCACCATGGGTGCGGTGTCCGATATCGTCAATATCGGTGACAATGGCCGTATGCGCGCCTGGTTGTTCGCCGTCGCCGTCGCCATGATCGGTGTGGCCATTTTTGAAGCCACGGGTATGGCCAGCGTTGATGCCAGCTTTCCCCCCTACCGCAGCAGCACGCTGATTTGGGCCGAGAACCTGCTCGGCGGGATCATGTTCGGCGTCGGTATGACCTTTGGTAGTGGCTGCGGTAACAAGACCCTGGTGCGTATCGGTGGCGGCAACATCAAGTCCGTCTTTGTCCTGCTCGTGATCGGCGTGATCGCTTATTTCATGGTTAACCCGTTCCCGGGGACCGATATCACCCTGATGTCAGCCCTGTTTTATGACTGGATTCGTCCCCTGGCCATCAATTTGACTGGCCCGCAGGATCTGGGCTCCCTTATCGGTGGTGAGAATGCCGCGCAGATGCGCACCTGGCTGGGCCTGGGTCTGGGTCTGCTACTGGCCATCTATGCCTTCCGGTCTACCGAGTTCCGTAAGAGCTTTGACAACATCCTCGCCGGAGTGGTCGTCGGTGGTGCGATTCTGGCCGCCTGGTATCTGACAGCAAACATGGCGGTAACACTGGATGGTGAGACCCATTCCCTGCGTGCCATCGTCGAAAACTGGAGCTTCGTAACAGATGACGCGCCGGGCAAACCTGCCGCCGCCGCGCCCTGGAGCACGCAGTCTTTCACCTTTATTAACCCGATGGGGCAGACCCTTGGTTATACGGCCTCGGGCTTCAATTACGGCCTGCTGACCTTCGGTGTCATGGCGCTGCTGGGTGTGATTTCTGGTTCCTTCCTCTGGGCGGTCGTCAGTAAGGGTTTTCGTATCGAGTGGTTCGCAAACTTCAAGGATTTCCTCATGCATCTGCTCGGCGGCGTACTGATGGGCTTTGGTGGCGTCCTGGCCGTGGGCTGTACCATCGGTCAGGCTGTTACCGGCACCTCGACACTGGCCGTAGGCTCCATGATCGCCTTTGCCGGTATCGTCTTCGGTAGCGCCATGACCATGAAGATCCAGTATTACAAGCTGGTTTATGAAGAAGAGGCCAGCTTCGCCAAGGCCTTGATCTCATCACTGTGTGACCTGCGTATGTTGCCAAACGGCCTGCGTAAGCTGGACGCGGTTTAA
- a CDS encoding DNA-3-methyladenine glycosylase family protein, whose product MDKSLLNTAICHLRKTDTVMAKIIKYGEPLTLTTTRKPYYHSLVRAIINQQLSVKAGKTIEKRILDKHGGRYFKAERVLKLKDTTLRECGISYNKINYIHTLSRAVTEGKLNFRKLVKQEDEAIRDTLMQYPGIGQWSADVFLIASLQRLDVFPVGDLVLRKSMQHHYQLAADTRHDKYVSIASAWQPYRTIASFYLWQASK is encoded by the coding sequence ATGGATAAATCATTACTTAACACCGCAATATGCCATTTGCGAAAAACCGATACGGTTATGGCAAAAATAATAAAATACGGCGAGCCACTAACGCTTACCACTACCCGCAAACCTTATTATCATTCTCTGGTTCGCGCCATTATTAACCAACAGCTTTCAGTCAAGGCTGGAAAGACTATAGAAAAGCGAATCCTGGACAAACATGGTGGACGTTATTTTAAAGCCGAGAGGGTATTGAAACTAAAAGATACGACACTACGTGAATGTGGCATTTCATATAATAAAATCAACTATATCCATACCCTTTCTCGGGCTGTTACAGAGGGGAAACTGAATTTCAGAAAATTGGTAAAGCAGGAGGATGAGGCTATTCGCGATACCCTGATGCAATATCCCGGTATAGGCCAATGGAGTGCCGATGTATTCTTAATTGCCTCGCTACAGCGACTGGATGTTTTCCCTGTCGGCGATCTCGTATTGCGTAAATCCATGCAACACCACTATCAGCTTGCCGCTGATACAAGACATGATAAATATGTTTCCATTGCGAGTGCCTGGCAGCCTTACCGCACCATTGCCAGTTTTTATTTATGGCAAGCCAGTAAATGA